TTCGGATGCGCCAACCTTACCAGTTCTCTATAGAGCCTGTTGACCCAACCGAAATTAATCCAGCTGGCGCCATACGCCGGGTTATCCCATTCATAAAGTGTCATCGCTGAATCAATCAGATTATTGATATACCCGAATGATCGATAATTTGTAGTACTCTGGGTATCTTTCAAAAACCAACCCAATACACTATCCTTGTATGCCGGACGATTGCCTGTCGAGTCTATAATTTCGGAGTCTCGATCACCAGCGAAAAGTTCTGCTGCATATTGGTCATAAACCTTAAAATAATCGACGAAGACGGTGCAGTTGCCGGTTGTCTCAAACTTAAAATAAAACCAGCCGCCCTTAGAAGAATTATCATCAAATACCCAGAAGTAGTTTTGGTTAAACGTTGAAGAAGAAGAATCATCATTGGTTAATTCAAGAATGGTATCACGAAACACAGACGTATGGGGCAGTTCATAAACCTTAACCGTATCAACAAACTTAAGCGTATCAGGATGTTTTATTATGCTGAATATCCCAACCACATCAGTTGTGTCATTCCAGGTAGAATCTATGCCGAGTTTGAGAATAGGATAGAAATCGAATCTGCGATAAAACCAACTATACTTATTATGAAGCCCAAGCTCCAAACCGTTTAACATCGTCCCGCTGCCGCCATAATAAGTATCACCTTCAGCATCTACAAGCTCAATATCATCGCCAAGGGCAGTCGTAAACTTGGTTTTATAATATTGACTGCTGTCAGGTTCGGGATGCGTGATTACATAATGAGTATTGGTATACATCATCTGAGGATTTGCCGTATCACTACCAGTATTCCAAGGATAAGGATATATCCCTTTAGAAATAAATCTGCTTTTGGCTGTATGATTAAAACCGCCGCACATATGTTGGTTGAAACCGAGTGATAAATACATGCTGTCCAATAGTTCATCGGTAAAATAACTGCTTGTGCTTGCCCAATGCGATGAGTAAGCCCCAAACGGCATCTCCGTCGAATCAATTAATTGAGCAGACGCTAACAATGGTAAAAATATTATCAATATTATCTTTTTTAACATTCCTTTACCTCCTTTGATTACTTGATTAAGACTAACTTTTTGGGTTTACCTGAAAGCTCCAAACTCCATTGAGATATTTTCGCAAAATATACCCCCGATGAGCATTCAGAACCATAATCATCCCTGCCATCCCAGATGACGTTGTGTTCTCCTATATCCCTCCTTTCATCTAACAATGTTCTAACCTTTCGCCCCGTAATATCATATATGCTTATCTTTATCTCTGCCGGTATAGGTCCAAGATTGGCGACTGAATAGACTATAGTCGTAGATGTATTAAACGGATTCGGGTAATTTGTTTTGATTGATGTAATCCGAGGTAAGGCCGCACCTGATTGATTCCAAATATCGGTTAAAGCTATCTCGAGTTCTTCTGAGTAATCCGATATATTATCCTGGTTATCAACTGATGCGATACGGTAGTAGTAATTATGTTCGTTATCAACATCGGTATCGATATAATATGATGTCTCAGGCTCAGCTATTTGATTAAATACGGATGGCTCAAAACCAGAGATTGTGTCTTTATATAAAAGATAACCGCGGAAATCAGCTTCGGTATTGAAACGCCAGTTTATATAGACTGTATCCTGATTATATTGCCCTGAAATACTATCCGGCACCGCTGGAGGTAGATCAAGATACTCATACGATTCTCCATAAATTCCACCATAAGCGCCAATATCAGATCTTGATCCATCCGTATCTAAATAGGTTGGATCGCCTGCATCTATAAGGGGGGAGAAAGCTTGCAAATGAACATCTTCATCCGAGACATACAAAGGGTTACAGGATACATTGCCAATTGAATCAAAATCAAACTCCCAAGTTTCTATATCCACTTGATTATTATAAAAATTGTTGAATTTTATAACACTACCTGAATCATACAATTCAACACCTTTTCCACAATTAGATATAGAGTTGTTGAATAATGTGTCATTCAAGGTTGCGTTTATTCCATTCTGCCATAAATTCTTAGTTACATTATTATATCTAATGCTATTTGAAGTAGTTATACCATTTCTACCGCCAATTATTACATTATTTCTTATTATATTACCACCTTCAATTGCATTGATATCTCCTCCGGGGATAATGATATTATTCTGAATAATCGAAGAACTGCTGTAGATAAAAAGTGCCCAATTTCCAGTTGTGTTTAGAATAAGATTATTACTGATAAGAAAATTACCGCTAAAATCAAATATATCAACTGCTTTGTCACAACTATCGAAAACGCAATTAACCACCTCTGAAGTACCCCCTTTTACAGATGCTCCCCAATGTGAATTGATAAACTTACAATTCCTGATTGACGCGCTTGCCCCGCCACTCATTTCTATTGAACGCCAATCGGGATGTCGAAATAAAATATTTTCAACTGAACAATTATCACCTAATCTAATTGCCGGTAAATGATAAGCATCGGTATACCAAAAAGTGCTATCCCAACCCAGACCGACTACAGCGATAGAATCATAGAACTCCATAATAGCAACTTCATACCATTCCCCCGCGCCTATATACAGCGTATCATGCGGGTTGGTAGCGTCTATGGCATCCTGTATCAGGTGGGCGCCGGTCTCCCAGCTGGTGTAGGGGGGCTCGTCCGAGCCGTCATGGCTGGCGTAGTGGTAGTCGGCGTTGGCTATGCCGGTCGTTAATAGTAGCGTTATTATTATAATTGCTTTCATACATTTAATCCCTGCTAAAGATTATTACTTCTTCTTATTAAAATATAATACATTATCATTATTTCCCAAGTCCATATTATCAGCCTCTGCTATTTTAAACAACCGCCCTTCGCCAGCCTTAAGCACAGTAGTGAAGTATAGCTTATCATCATATAAACTTG
This Candidatus Zixiibacteriota bacterium DNA region includes the following protein-coding sequences:
- a CDS encoding T9SS type A sorting domain-containing protein, producing MKAIIIITLLLTTGIANADYHYASHDGSDEPPYTSWETGAHLIQDAIDATNPHDTLYIGAGEWYEVAIMEFYDSIAVVGLGWDSTFWYTDAYHLPAIRLGDNCSVENILFRHPDWRSIEMSGGASASIRNCKFINSHWGASVKGGTSEVVNCVFDSCDKAVDIFDFSGNFLISNNLILNTTGNWALFIYSSSSIIQNNIIIPGGDINAIEGGNIIRNNVIIGGRNGITTSNSIRYNNVTKNLWQNGINATLNDTLFNNSISNCGKGVELYDSGSVIKFNNFYNNQVDIETWEFDFDSIGNVSCNPLYVSDEDVHLQAFSPLIDAGDPTYLDTDGSRSDIGAYGGIYGESYEYLDLPPAVPDSISGQYNQDTVYINWRFNTEADFRGYLLYKDTISGFEPSVFNQIAEPETSYYIDTDVDNEHNYYYRIASVDNQDNISDYSEELEIALTDIWNQSGAALPRITSIKTNYPNPFNTSTTIVYSVANLGPIPAEIKISIYDITGRKVRTLLDERRDIGEHNVIWDGRDDYGSECSSGVYFAKISQWSLELSGKPKKLVLIK